In a single window of the Pontibacter russatus genome:
- a CDS encoding PAS domain S-box protein has product MPLRETNAPLTHHADALLQVLAQLSRPLHGVAIAHPGGRLLATNAQLASFGGAPRQIPGTAQELLHLSEAEFAALADTLHQRRFVTGELQPDAAAAKPYAYCCRLLDYQGEEFIAIELSEADKPTALAPERDASYHHVFDGSTEPLFLLDSEGCFLDINQSALRLVGQQKAELVGHSIFRGLGLNLFERVSLKKQIKKALQGKKQKFEWWLHGNGQEEVVPVEIILQKGTFSGQDVLYGSARNLNELIGAEQDVRFRNHQLEFINHLITHISTSDRQHEVLQFTLDELLKKSDMAGGSVYTCLPAEGKAKLTYTTGDPLEQHPPDELYMEQGLLAKLLTADRPKALGQLQEKLQSLLRRKLTLVPVATEDEVLALLLLWQNGHNHPNRSFLALLDFIGNTIGSYIVRHRLQLQLSLSEDKYRLLFESSYDAILLLKDGKVVECNEKATEFFRCTREELIGHSPTDFSPELQPDGASSAQKAERLMREVLETGRSMTIEWKNRRKDGSLFDVELNINRLNIDGEPYIQVFKRDITQRKQAQLAKRQKEVLRESVHQFRNFLDKVNLIYYSLDTQGTITHSNNYFLKYMEYSREELIGQNYFELLVPEQERAQRLQEFRKSFQAIHLNTYYERNVVTKTGQLKTLRWNAMFDYDAAGEITGITSVGKDMTDKRIAMEALKDNKIRLQDLFDNAHDLIQNISVDNKFIFVNKAWKDRLGYTDQDIETLTLNDIVHPYYKAKLIYQLRNLYKGENVNKIETVFLTKSGKPVHLIGSIICSWQDGQPVATRAILHDITDRIKAERLQKVYYSIANLAISSKDLNSLYSAIHRELSKIIETRNIYIALVDGDRKFLNFVYLVDQFIDKANKTNMRRPFSVGLSEYIIDTGKPLYMQKEALLELAEREGISPFGAVPEVMLSSPLAIGDRIIGVITLQDYQNPDAYVHTDIEILHFISNQVALAIERKRNEEQINNQNARLNAIFESGTHHMWSLNRNYELTSFNRNFAASFEERSGQTLKHFMRINDSNIVAMHENSYAFWEDKYKQAFSGQPQHFEIYLERSGIWREVYLSPIYLEDGTFEEVSGMALDITDKKTSQLELAHSEEKFRSIFESFQDVYYRITMDGTLKLVSPSVSQLIGYSEEEVLGQNIARFHTQPEVVEMLGRRVLQEKSVRDIEVEMVTKNGAHKTVIIDSRLVLDEEGQPVAMEGVARDVSELKRTQKALLKAKEEAESLLKVKTQFLANMSHELRTPMNGIIGMIDLLNQITTDPEQSEYIDTLRKSSDALLAILNDILDLSKIQAGKLVLSEAGVDLHESLNKIYSLFSNRAQQKDLAFTYHVTPRTPRYIFTDETRLLQVLSNLTSNAIKFTNAGKVSIHVDAERIGDGEDIRLHVRVKDSGIGIAPEDQELLFNDFMQLDNSSTKTFGGTGLGLAISRQLTHLLGGDIGVESEGGAGSVFWFHIRTREATEAEMSEQQQRLQQQNVEMETLQYHPYVLLVDDNQINQKVAQKLLERLGCTTDIASNGFEAIERATSNDYNIIFMDIQMPEMDGVTATNIIKEKLGENCPPIVAMTAYSMKDDAEKFMSQGLDDYVSKPVKSLDLHTMIVKWERQHWLRRELPAAEPEGGAPAEGALQTSPIIDMEVVGQLMQIGGSEFVLQLYVEFEEEAALLLEEVKKDLQSQHYNSILSTLHQLKGTGFTLGIVSVAELAKQLEHDIKADHLEHLDENFSKLQYQYENYRKSYKEIILC; this is encoded by the coding sequence ATGCCCCTCCGGGAAACAAACGCCCCGCTTACCCATCACGCCGATGCCCTGCTGCAGGTGCTGGCACAACTCTCCAGGCCACTCCACGGTGTGGCTATCGCGCACCCCGGCGGCAGGCTGCTGGCAACCAATGCCCAGCTAGCCAGTTTCGGGGGCGCCCCACGGCAGATTCCAGGCACTGCCCAGGAGTTGTTACACTTATCGGAGGCGGAGTTTGCAGCCTTGGCAGACACCCTGCACCAGCGGCGCTTTGTTACGGGAGAGCTGCAGCCTGATGCGGCAGCTGCCAAACCCTACGCCTACTGTTGCCGCCTGCTAGATTACCAGGGAGAGGAGTTCATAGCAATAGAGCTGTCGGAGGCGGACAAACCCACCGCGCTTGCGCCGGAGCGGGACGCCAGTTACCACCATGTGTTCGACGGCAGCACCGAGCCCCTCTTCCTGCTCGACAGCGAGGGGTGTTTCCTGGATATAAACCAGAGCGCCCTGCGGCTGGTGGGGCAGCAGAAAGCGGAGCTGGTGGGGCACTCCATCTTCAGGGGCCTCGGCCTGAACCTCTTTGAGCGCGTGTCGCTGAAAAAACAAATAAAAAAGGCCCTTCAGGGGAAAAAACAGAAATTCGAGTGGTGGCTCCACGGAAACGGGCAGGAGGAGGTGGTGCCCGTGGAAATCATCCTTCAGAAAGGCACCTTCTCGGGCCAGGATGTGCTTTATGGCTCCGCCAGGAACCTGAATGAGCTGATCGGGGCAGAGCAGGACGTGCGCTTCCGCAACCACCAACTGGAGTTCATCAACCACCTGATCACCCATATCTCCACCTCTGACCGCCAGCACGAGGTGCTGCAGTTCACGCTGGACGAGCTGCTGAAAAAAAGCGACATGGCCGGCGGCAGCGTATATACCTGCCTGCCTGCCGAAGGCAAAGCCAAGCTTACGTACACGACCGGAGACCCGTTGGAGCAGCACCCGCCGGACGAGCTGTATATGGAACAGGGGCTGTTGGCAAAACTACTCACAGCAGACAGGCCCAAGGCGCTTGGGCAGCTCCAGGAAAAGCTGCAGTCGCTGCTGCGCCGCAAGCTAACCCTGGTGCCGGTCGCAACGGAGGACGAGGTGCTCGCCCTGCTGCTGCTCTGGCAGAACGGGCACAACCACCCCAACCGGTCTTTTCTGGCGCTGCTCGACTTTATCGGCAACACCATCGGCAGCTATATCGTACGGCACCGGCTGCAGTTGCAGCTCAGCCTCTCGGAAGATAAATACAGGCTTTTGTTCGAGTCCTCCTACGATGCCATCCTGCTTCTCAAAGACGGGAAGGTGGTGGAGTGCAACGAGAAAGCCACCGAATTTTTCCGCTGCACCCGCGAAGAGCTTATCGGCCACAGCCCCACCGACTTCTCTCCCGAACTGCAGCCGGATGGTGCCAGCTCCGCCCAGAAGGCGGAGCGGCTGATGCGGGAGGTGCTGGAAACAGGACGCTCCATGACGATTGAGTGGAAGAACCGCCGGAAAGACGGTTCCCTTTTCGATGTAGAACTCAACATAAACCGGCTCAACATTGACGGCGAGCCCTATATACAGGTATTCAAGCGGGATATCACGCAGCGCAAGCAGGCCCAGCTGGCGAAACGGCAGAAAGAGGTGCTCCGCGAGTCGGTTCATCAGTTCCGGAACTTCCTGGACAAGGTAAACCTCATCTATTACAGCCTCGACACGCAGGGCACTATCACGCACTCCAACAACTATTTTCTGAAGTACATGGAGTACTCGCGCGAGGAACTTATCGGGCAGAACTATTTCGAGCTGCTGGTGCCGGAGCAGGAGCGGGCCCAGCGGCTGCAGGAATTCAGGAAATCCTTCCAGGCGATACACCTCAACACCTACTACGAGCGCAACGTCGTCACAAAAACAGGCCAGCTGAAGACCCTGCGCTGGAACGCAATGTTTGACTACGATGCCGCAGGGGAGATAACGGGCATTACCAGCGTGGGCAAGGACATGACGGACAAGCGCATCGCGATGGAAGCGCTGAAGGACAACAAAATCCGCCTGCAGGACCTGTTCGACAATGCCCACGACCTGATCCAGAACATCTCTGTGGACAACAAGTTCATCTTCGTGAACAAGGCCTGGAAAGACCGCCTCGGCTATACCGACCAGGACATTGAGACGCTTACGCTGAACGACATCGTACACCCTTACTACAAGGCTAAGCTCATCTACCAGCTGCGCAACCTGTACAAGGGCGAGAACGTGAACAAGATAGAGACGGTGTTCCTGACCAAGTCCGGAAAGCCGGTCCACCTCATCGGCAGCATCATCTGCAGCTGGCAGGACGGGCAGCCCGTGGCCACGCGCGCCATCCTGCACGACATCACCGACCGCATCAAGGCGGAGCGGCTTCAGAAGGTGTACTACAGCATCGCCAACCTGGCCATCAGCAGCAAAGACCTCAACTCGCTCTACTCCGCCATACACCGGGAGCTGAGCAAGATCATCGAGACGCGCAACATCTATATAGCGCTGGTGGACGGGGACCGCAAGTTCCTGAATTTCGTTTACCTGGTGGATCAGTTCATCGACAAGGCCAACAAAACAAACATGCGCCGGCCGTTCTCGGTGGGCCTGTCGGAGTATATCATAGATACGGGAAAGCCGCTGTACATGCAGAAAGAAGCCCTGCTGGAGCTGGCAGAGCGGGAAGGGATCAGCCCATTCGGGGCCGTCCCGGAAGTGATGCTCAGTTCCCCGCTGGCCATCGGCGACCGCATTATAGGCGTGATTACCCTGCAGGACTACCAGAACCCGGATGCCTATGTACACACAGATATCGAGATCCTGCACTTCATATCAAACCAGGTGGCCCTGGCGATTGAGCGGAAGCGGAACGAAGAGCAGATAAACAACCAAAACGCCCGGCTGAACGCCATCTTCGAGAGCGGCACGCACCATATGTGGTCGCTTAACCGCAACTACGAGCTCACCTCCTTTAACCGCAACTTCGCGGCCAGCTTTGAGGAGCGCAGTGGGCAGACGCTGAAGCATTTTATGCGCATTAACGACAGCAACATCGTGGCGATGCACGAGAACTCGTATGCCTTCTGGGAGGATAAATATAAACAGGCCTTCAGCGGGCAGCCGCAGCATTTCGAGATATACCTGGAGCGTAGCGGCATCTGGCGCGAGGTGTACCTAAGCCCTATTTACCTCGAAGACGGCACCTTTGAGGAAGTCTCGGGCATGGCCCTCGACATCACCGACAAGAAGACCTCGCAACTGGAACTGGCGCACAGCGAGGAGAAGTTCCGAAGCATCTTTGAGTCCTTCCAGGATGTGTATTACCGCATCACCATGGACGGCACCCTGAAACTGGTGAGCCCGTCGGTGTCGCAGCTGATCGGGTACAGCGAGGAGGAGGTGCTCGGGCAGAACATAGCCCGTTTCCATACCCAGCCGGAGGTTGTGGAGATGCTGGGCAGGCGGGTGCTGCAGGAGAAAAGCGTGCGCGACATTGAGGTGGAGATGGTGACCAAGAACGGCGCGCACAAAACCGTAATCATCGATTCGCGCCTCGTTTTAGACGAAGAGGGCCAGCCGGTAGCCATGGAGGGAGTGGCACGCGACGTGTCGGAGCTGAAGCGGACGCAGAAAGCCCTGCTGAAAGCCAAGGAAGAGGCCGAAAGCCTGCTGAAGGTGAAAACACAGTTCCTGGCTAACATGAGCCACGAGCTGCGCACCCCCATGAACGGCATTATCGGCATGATCGACCTGCTCAACCAAATCACTACCGACCCCGAGCAGAGCGAGTATATCGACACGCTGCGCAAATCGTCCGACGCCCTGCTGGCCATCCTGAACGACATCCTGGACCTGAGCAAGATACAGGCGGGCAAGCTGGTGCTGAGCGAAGCGGGCGTGGACCTGCACGAGTCGCTGAACAAGATTTACTCGCTGTTCTCGAACAGGGCACAGCAGAAGGATCTGGCCTTTACCTACCATGTTACGCCCCGCACGCCGCGCTATATCTTCACCGACGAGACGCGCCTGCTGCAGGTGCTTTCCAACCTCACCTCCAATGCCATCAAGTTCACGAATGCGGGCAAGGTAAGCATCCATGTGGACGCCGAACGGATCGGAGATGGGGAGGATATACGGCTGCACGTGCGGGTGAAAGACTCCGGCATTGGCATTGCCCCCGAAGACCAGGAGCTGCTCTTCAATGATTTCATGCAACTCGACAACTCATCTACCAAGACATTCGGGGGAACGGGCCTGGGGCTGGCTATCTCGCGGCAACTGACCCACCTGCTGGGCGGCGACATCGGGGTAGAGTCGGAGGGCGGCGCGGGCAGCGTGTTCTGGTTCCATATACGCACGCGCGAGGCCACCGAGGCCGAGATGTCGGAACAGCAGCAGCGGCTGCAGCAGCAGAATGTGGAGATGGAGACCCTGCAGTACCACCCATACGTGCTGCTCGTGGACGACAACCAGATAAACCAGAAAGTGGCACAGAAGCTGCTCGAGCGGCTCGGCTGCACCACCGATATTGCCTCCAATGGCTTTGAAGCCATTGAGCGGGCCACCTCCAATGACTACAACATCATCTTTATGGACATCCAGATGCCCGAAATGGATGGCGTGACGGCAACCAACATCATCAAGGAAAAGCTTGGGGAGAACTGCCCCCCCATCGTGGCCATGACAGCGTACTCGATGAAGGACGATGCCGAAAAGTTTATGAGCCAGGGGCTCGACGACTACGTGTCGAAGCCGGTGAAGAGCCTGGACCTGCACACCATGATCGTGAAGTGGGAGCGGCAGCACTGGCTCAGGCGGGAGCTGCCCGCGGCCGAGCCGGAAGGCGGCGCCCCGGCAGAAGGAGCGTTGCAAACCAGCCCCATCATTGACATGGAGGTAGTGGGCCAGCTCATGCAGATCGGCGGTTCCGAGTTTGTGCTACAGCTTTATGTCGAGTTTGAGGAAGAGGCGGCCCTGTTGCTTGAGGAAGTCAAAAAAGATTTGCAGTCACAACATTACAACTCTATATTGAGTACATTGCATCAGTTGAAAGGGACCGGCTTCACGCTCGGCATCGTTTCAGTGGCAGAGCTTGCCAAGCAACTGGAGCATGATATTAAAGCCGATCATCTGGAACATTTAGATGAGAACTTTTCCAAATTGCAGTATCAGTACGAGAACTACAGGAAATCATATAAAGAAATTATACTCTGTTAA
- the miaA gene encoding tRNA (adenosine(37)-N6)-dimethylallyltransferase MiaA produces the protein MATNKQKHLVVVAGPTAVGKTELSVQLAKHYSTAILSADSRQLYREMTIGTAKPTEQEQRGVPHYFINSHSITEEYNAGAYEQDVLALLQKLFEEKDVVVLTGGSGLYIRAVCEGMDAMPEADTALRESLTLQYEEEGLQPLLDKLRQLDPLYFAQVDRANPQRVIRAVEVSLSGGMPYSSFRKSERRERPFHITKLGLTRDRSELYQRIDQRLDLMLQQGLLEEARALYPYRTHNALQTVGYKEIFGYMEGAYDWAETVRLLKRNSRRYAKRQLTWFNKNPGEYTWFHPQQWQEIVGYIDERRSEF, from the coding sequence ATGGCGACAAACAAGCAGAAACACCTGGTGGTGGTGGCAGGGCCAACGGCCGTGGGCAAAACAGAACTGAGCGTGCAACTGGCGAAGCATTACAGCACCGCCATCCTCTCCGCCGACTCGCGGCAGCTTTACAGGGAAATGACCATCGGGACGGCCAAGCCGACCGAGCAGGAGCAGCGGGGCGTGCCGCACTACTTCATCAACTCGCACAGCATTACAGAAGAATACAATGCAGGGGCATATGAGCAGGATGTGCTGGCGCTGCTGCAAAAACTCTTCGAGGAGAAGGATGTGGTGGTGCTGACAGGAGGCTCCGGTTTATACATACGCGCCGTGTGCGAGGGCATGGATGCGATGCCGGAGGCGGACACGGCGCTGCGCGAAAGCCTCACGCTGCAGTACGAGGAGGAGGGGCTGCAACCGCTGCTGGACAAGCTACGGCAACTCGACCCGCTATATTTTGCCCAGGTAGACCGGGCCAATCCGCAGCGCGTGATCCGGGCGGTGGAGGTGAGCCTGTCCGGCGGCATGCCCTACTCATCGTTCCGGAAGAGCGAGCGGCGGGAGCGCCCTTTCCATATCACCAAACTGGGCCTGACACGCGACCGCAGCGAACTCTACCAGCGCATCGACCAGCGCCTGGACCTGATGCTGCAACAGGGGCTGCTGGAGGAGGCCAGGGCGTTGTACCCTTACCGCACGCACAACGCGCTGCAGACGGTTGGCTACAAAGAGATTTTCGGCTATATGGAAGGGGCGTACGACTGGGCAGAGACGGTGCGCCTGCTGAAGCGCAACAGCCGCCGCTACGCCAAGCGCCAGCTCACGTGGTTCAACAAAAACCCCGGGGAATATACCTGGTTCCACCCGCAGCAGTGGCAGGAGATAGTGGGCTATATAGATGAGCGAAGGAGTGAGTTCTAA
- the tamL gene encoding translocation and assembly module lipoprotein TamL, translating to MTRFRCIYALPLLLLLTLSSACSVTKVVPEGEALFWEYEVAVEGENDSSKRSKEMQAELSAAVRPQPNASVLGLRPKLAIYNAFHTEKEKGLKHWIMTKLGEPPVLVSELDTGSVSQVMSNRLHNRGYFNNTVSSTTTSKNKKASVSWTARIGEPYRYNKIEYTLQDSLPVLRDIERTRTESLLQTGEPYDLSVMSAERVRIDGILKNEGYYFFSPEQLIYSADTTNGDRQVDVVLRVKSTAPHQALQPFTIDDVYIFANYSVGDSLAVNDTIDYKGYHYIPNENYVKAKHLLRGVFLEKDSLYTREEHLLTTKRLSAFSAYKFVNIEYKVDTVNNNALDAFIYLTPALKKSLRAEAQMVNKSNGFAGPGLNIAFRNRNAFKGSELLTIEGSASIESYVGGGQSTAETAQPQIDSKSQNLTSYELSVQASLAIPRIVSPFRLRNLRTEFAPQTRIGAGFSLLNRVGFFRMNSYSATYGYNWRPTQTLTLDVTPINLQYVRLADTTGVFGDYLEERPYLRRSFDNQFIIGSIYQLTYSDQVYEDRTSQFFDKVTLDLSGNLLNGIQSVTGFPPPTDEEPRQIIGSRFSQYALLDNDFRYYLNLGEESQLVTRLVTGVGFAYGNSTTLPYVKQFAVGGPNSIRAFRARSVGPGTYDFKKDRSETDALSYFDQVGDIRLVSNVEYRFPIFGFFKGAVFVDAGNIWTLREELDAAGNPLREGAVFDPKNVLNELAVGTGFGLRVDVEFFVIRLDLGIPVRNPSLPEGDRFVLGDFNGTFRGENSMVLNIAVGYPF from the coding sequence TTGACAAGATTTAGATGCATATATGCATTGCCACTGCTGCTACTCCTCACGCTCTCCTCCGCTTGCAGCGTCACGAAGGTGGTGCCCGAGGGCGAGGCCCTTTTCTGGGAGTATGAAGTGGCGGTAGAGGGCGAGAACGACAGCAGCAAGCGCTCCAAAGAAATGCAGGCAGAGCTAAGCGCCGCGGTGCGGCCCCAGCCCAACGCCTCTGTGCTGGGCCTTCGCCCCAAGCTGGCCATATATAACGCGTTCCATACCGAGAAGGAAAAAGGCCTGAAGCACTGGATAATGACCAAACTCGGGGAGCCGCCCGTCCTGGTCTCGGAGCTGGACACCGGAAGCGTGAGCCAGGTGATGAGCAACCGCCTGCATAACAGGGGCTATTTCAATAACACGGTAAGCAGCACCACCACCTCTAAAAATAAGAAGGCCTCCGTTAGCTGGACCGCCCGGATAGGCGAGCCCTACCGCTACAACAAAATAGAATACACCCTGCAGGACTCACTGCCTGTGCTCCGCGACATTGAGCGGACCCGGACCGAGTCGCTGCTGCAGACAGGGGAGCCGTACGACCTTTCGGTTATGTCGGCGGAGCGTGTGCGGATAGACGGCATTCTCAAAAATGAGGGATATTATTTCTTTAGCCCCGAGCAGCTCATTTACAGCGCCGACACCACCAACGGCGATCGGCAGGTGGATGTGGTGCTGCGCGTGAAAAGCACGGCTCCGCATCAGGCGCTGCAGCCGTTCACCATTGACGACGTCTATATATTCGCCAATTACTCCGTGGGCGACAGCCTGGCCGTAAACGATACGATTGACTACAAGGGCTATCACTATATCCCGAACGAGAACTACGTGAAGGCAAAGCACCTGCTGCGCGGGGTCTTTCTGGAAAAGGACAGCCTCTATACCCGCGAAGAGCACCTGCTCACCACCAAGCGCCTCTCGGCATTCTCTGCCTACAAATTCGTGAACATCGAATACAAGGTAGACACTGTGAACAATAACGCGCTGGATGCCTTTATATACCTGACACCGGCCCTGAAGAAGTCGCTGCGTGCCGAGGCGCAGATGGTGAACAAATCCAACGGCTTTGCCGGTCCGGGCCTAAACATCGCGTTCCGGAACAGGAATGCCTTCAAGGGCTCCGAGCTGCTCACGATAGAAGGCTCCGCGTCCATTGAGTCTTATGTGGGAGGGGGCCAGAGCACCGCAGAAACGGCCCAGCCCCAGATTGATTCAAAAAGCCAGAACCTGACCTCCTATGAGCTCAGCGTCCAGGCATCGCTCGCCATCCCGCGCATCGTCTCCCCCTTCCGGCTGCGCAACCTCCGCACGGAGTTCGCCCCGCAGACCCGCATCGGAGCCGGCTTCAGCCTCCTGAACCGGGTGGGCTTCTTCCGGATGAACTCCTACAGCGCCACCTACGGCTACAACTGGCGCCCTACCCAGACGCTAACACTGGACGTGACGCCCATCAACCTACAGTATGTGCGCCTGGCGGATACCACAGGGGTGTTCGGCGATTACCTGGAAGAAAGGCCCTACCTGCGCCGCAGCTTCGATAACCAGTTCATCATCGGCTCCATCTACCAGCTCACGTACAGCGACCAGGTATATGAGGACCGCACAAGCCAGTTTTTCGACAAAGTGACCCTCGACCTGTCCGGCAACCTCCTGAATGGCATTCAGTCTGTCACCGGCTTCCCTCCCCCCACCGACGAGGAGCCCCGGCAAATTATCGGCAGCCGGTTCTCGCAGTACGCCCTTCTCGACAATGACTTCCGCTATTACCTGAACCTGGGGGAGGAAAGCCAGTTGGTGACGCGGCTGGTGACCGGCGTCGGTTTTGCCTACGGCAACTCCACTACCCTGCCCTATGTAAAGCAGTTCGCGGTAGGCGGGCCCAACAGCATACGCGCCTTCAGGGCCCGCAGCGTGGGGCCGGGAACGTACGACTTCAAGAAAGACAGGTCTGAAACGGACGCGCTCTCCTATTTCGACCAGGTCGGCGATATCAGGCTGGTGAGCAACGTGGAGTACCGCTTCCCGATTTTCGGGTTCTTCAAGGGGGCTGTGTTTGTGGACGCGGGTAATATATGGACGCTTCGGGAGGAACTTGACGCAGCCGGGAATCCGCTGCGCGAGGGGGCCGTGTTCGACCCAAAAAACGTATTGAACGAGCTGGCGGTGGGCACCGGGTTTGGCCTGCGCGTGGATGTGGAGTTCTTCGTCATACGCCTCGACCTGGGCATTCCGGTGCGGAACCCGTCTCTTCCAGAAGGGGATAGGTTCGTGCTGGGCGACTTCAACGGAACTTTCAGAGGCGAGAACAGCATGGTGCTCAACATCGCCGTAGGCTATCCTTTTTAA